From Desulfosalsimonas propionicica, the proteins below share one genomic window:
- a CDS encoding acyl-CoA dehydratase activase yields the protein MSMVAGCDVGSLTSKAVIMNNGRIKSWALRRSAGKPEQSASAVMAAALEKGGLSMADISYCVGTGYGRKQISFVDKAVSEIACHGKGARWLVPTATTVIDIGGQDCKALRLDKNGEVLKFVANDKCASGTGRFLEVMARLLQISLEEMGKLSARASAPVTLASTCTVWAQADIIRFLNSGRKVPDIGAGVNNAMAKRAAILANSVGVEPDICMTGGVAKNIGVVSDLEKLLGRKIKRARKADPQIAGAIGAALFAAENRR from the coding sequence ATGAGCATGGTTGCGGGATGCGATGTGGGCTCGCTCACATCCAAGGCCGTCATCATGAATAACGGCCGGATCAAAAGCTGGGCGCTCCGGCGCTCGGCAGGCAAACCGGAACAATCGGCATCAGCGGTCATGGCAGCAGCCCTGGAAAAGGGGGGGCTTTCCATGGCCGATATTTCATACTGCGTGGGCACCGGCTACGGCCGGAAACAGATTTCCTTTGTTGACAAGGCGGTCTCGGAGATCGCCTGCCACGGCAAAGGCGCGCGGTGGCTCGTGCCAACGGCCACCACCGTCATTGATATCGGGGGACAGGACTGCAAGGCCCTGCGGCTGGACAAAAACGGCGAGGTCCTCAAGTTCGTGGCCAACGACAAGTGCGCATCCGGCACCGGGCGGTTTCTGGAAGTCATGGCCCGCCTGCTTCAGATCTCCTTAGAAGAAATGGGCAAACTCTCCGCCCGCGCCAGTGCTCCCGTGACACTGGCCTCCACCTGCACGGTCTGGGCCCAGGCCGACATCATCCGGTTTCTGAACTCCGGCCGCAAGGTGCCGGATATCGGGGCCGGGGTGAACAACGCCATGGCAAAACGGGCGGCCATCCTGGCCAACAGCGTGGGCGTGGAACCCGACATCTGCATGACCGGCGGGGTGGCCAAAAACATCGGTGTTGTCAGCGATCTTGAAAAACTCCTGGGCCGGAAGATCAAGCGGGCCAGAAAAGCCGACCCGCAGATCGCCGGCGCCATCGGCGCGGCCCTGTTTGCCGCGGAAAACCGCAGATGA
- a CDS encoding radical SAM protein — translation MRYEGQIYRPFSEANSYLLQCTIGCSHNRCTFCGMYKDRRYRIRSLADIKADIQMAKDYYSDLEKVFLCDGDALAMDTGVLLEILNTLYAKFPSIRHVGTYAGPGSILEKDMSELTALRAAGLTKAYLGVESGDERVLADIKKGVTAAEMLRAGQDLVEADINLSSMVLLGIAGRGDASRRHAEATAEITNQMKPRYLAALTYTPVPNTPLYQKVENQTFELPGPLETIEEMKIMMENITIDNLKFIGAHASNYLPVSGELQKDKGRMLALVSGVLAKQDMAALRPENHRGL, via the coding sequence ATGAGATATGAAGGACAGATTTACCGCCCGTTTAGCGAAGCCAACAGCTATCTTTTGCAATGCACCATCGGCTGCTCCCATAACCGCTGCACCTTTTGCGGCATGTACAAGGACCGCAGATACCGGATCCGGTCGCTGGCCGATATCAAGGCGGATATCCAAATGGCCAAAGATTATTACAGCGACCTTGAAAAGGTGTTTTTGTGCGACGGCGACGCCCTGGCAATGGACACAGGAGTGCTGCTTGAAATTTTAAACACCCTTTACGCCAAATTTCCGTCTATCCGCCACGTGGGCACCTATGCCGGGCCAGGCAGCATACTTGAAAAAGACATGAGCGAACTGACCGCCCTGCGGGCAGCGGGGCTGACCAAGGCCTATCTCGGGGTGGAATCCGGAGATGAACGGGTTCTGGCGGATATCAAAAAAGGGGTGACCGCCGCAGAAATGCTCCGGGCCGGGCAGGACCTTGTGGAGGCGGATATCAATCTTTCTTCCATGGTATTGCTGGGCATTGCCGGCCGGGGCGATGCAAGCCGGCGGCACGCAGAGGCCACAGCAGAAATCACCAACCAGATGAAGCCCCGCTACCTGGCCGCCCTGACCTACACGCCGGTGCCAAACACCCCTTTGTATCAAAAGGTGGAAAACCAGACGTTTGAACTGCCCGGCCCGCTTGAGACCATAGAAGAAATGAAGATCATGATGGAAAACATCACCATCGACAACCTGAAGTTTATCGGCGCCCATGCCTCAAACTATCTGCCGGTGAGCGGAGAACTGCAAAAGGACAAGGGCCGGATGCTGGCACTGGTCAGCGGGGTTTTGGCAAAACAGGACATGGCCGCGCTGCGGCCGGAAAATCATCGCGGGCTGTGA
- a CDS encoding 2-hydroxyacyl-CoA dehydratase subunit D — protein sequence MRPEIYQYNYDWMLWRAIQAAGKLADGSEKETRKMMSYIPYFRKTAEVFINMGKPGISYLKRIEQYLDNIVTAHEKGKKIVMTTFCFSPSIFYAMDIVPVTLEVMTVLGSALWKRGTTDYMDYCVELGFTETSCSSQRGCLGAYLAGLGEEIDLIVTNTAGVCDTNANAFAFAQKYLDKPFYSLNYPSGLTDNPANQYHRDDFRELIRFLESHTGTTLDPDRLRAVLDETARQEAIVAEIEELQRLVPNPLPVTYNFVIYGGRFFFAGMPEYTELLTDMAEVVRDNAQNGRSGITSGIEKKRAFFFYIDHYTLNLSLWDWLDRHGISHIGSILSRSFKDDQPYMKGMEDAAYSIDTTDLDTMIDSIAMINSRMPMVRSIRGPYDRPNMWKEESLALARIYKADCLIYNGTPGCRNTWSNVKLLAGDLEKAGYPTHIMYGDAFDERVESWESTAARLEEFFTIRGLL from the coding sequence ATGAGACCTGAAATATACCAATACAATTATGACTGGATGCTCTGGCGCGCCATTCAGGCCGCCGGAAAACTGGCGGACGGCTCGGAAAAAGAGACCCGGAAAATGATGAGCTACATTCCCTATTTCAGGAAAACCGCGGAAGTGTTCATCAACATGGGCAAGCCGGGCATTTCCTACCTGAAACGGATCGAGCAATACCTGGACAATATTGTTACCGCCCACGAGAAGGGCAAAAAGATCGTCATGACCACGTTCTGCTTTTCGCCTTCCATCTTCTATGCCATGGATATCGTGCCCGTTACCCTGGAGGTAATGACCGTGCTCGGCTCGGCACTTTGGAAACGGGGCACAACGGACTACATGGACTATTGCGTGGAGCTGGGATTTACCGAGACCTCGTGTTCGTCCCAGCGCGGCTGCCTGGGCGCATACCTGGCCGGCCTGGGCGAAGAGATCGATCTTATCGTCACCAACACTGCCGGGGTCTGCGACACCAATGCCAACGCATTCGCGTTTGCCCAGAAATACCTGGACAAGCCATTCTATTCGCTGAACTATCCGTCGGGCCTGACCGACAACCCCGCCAATCAATACCACCGGGACGACTTCAGGGAGCTGATCAGGTTTCTGGAATCCCATACAGGGACCACGCTTGACCCGGACCGGCTGCGGGCGGTGCTGGATGAAACCGCAAGACAGGAGGCCATTGTCGCCGAAATCGAGGAACTCCAGCGGCTGGTGCCCAACCCCCTGCCCGTGACATACAACTTCGTCATCTACGGCGGCCGGTTTTTCTTTGCCGGTATGCCCGAATACACCGAACTGCTGACCGACATGGCCGAAGTGGTCAGGGACAACGCGCAAAACGGCCGGTCCGGCATCACCTCGGGCATTGAAAAAAAACGGGCGTTTTTCTTTTACATTGATCATTACACCCTGAACCTGAGTCTCTGGGACTGGCTGGACCGTCACGGAATCAGCCACATCGGAAGCATTCTCAGCCGTTCGTTCAAAGACGACCAGCCCTACATGAAAGGCATGGAAGACGCGGCCTACAGCATCGACACCACCGACCTGGACACCATGATCGACAGCATCGCGATGATCAATTCCCGCATGCCCATGGTGCGCTCCATCCGCGGCCCCTACGACCGGCCCAACATGTGGAAGGAAGAGTCCCTGGCCCTGGCCAGGATCTATAAGGCCGACTGTCTGATTTACAACGGCACGCCGGGATGCCGGAACACCTGGTCCAATGTCAAGCTGCTTGCCGGCGATCTGGAAAAGGCGGGGTATCCCACCCACATCATGTACGGGGATGCATTTGACGAACGGGTGGAGTCCTGGGAATCCACGGCGGCAAGACTGGAAGAATTCTTCACCATCAGGGGGTTATTATGA
- a CDS encoding sensor domain-containing diguanylate cyclase, with the protein MKYTANKKDAAKKPMKLENDSYEKIIENLHDGLYLVDRDRVITYWNKGAEKISGFAASEVVGRSCSDNILTHLDDDFNNLCIAGCPLAASMVAGKLRDAEVYMHHKNGHRIPVSVRVSTLADKDGNIIGGIELFTDISNHETNKLRIKELEKLALLDNLTQLANRRYIESEINNRLEEKKRFNLSFGVLFIDIDHFKAFNDTYGHDLGDKVLQFTANNFTANSRPFDMYGRWGGEEFIGVIRNINGQGLVTIGNKVRNLVEKSYINHDGKILQVTVSVGATLVGQGDDIESLIKRADELLYKSKSAGRNCVTTDCE; encoded by the coding sequence GTGAAATACACAGCAAACAAAAAGGATGCTGCAAAAAAGCCGATGAAACTAGAAAATGATTCATATGAAAAGATTATTGAAAACCTCCATGACGGTTTATATCTGGTGGATCGGGACAGGGTGATTACATACTGGAATAAAGGCGCGGAAAAGATTTCCGGATTTGCCGCTTCTGAAGTTGTCGGCAGATCCTGTTCCGACAATATACTTACCCATCTTGATGACGACTTTAACAACCTATGCATAGCGGGCTGCCCTCTTGCAGCGAGCATGGTTGCCGGAAAGCTTCGTGATGCTGAAGTATACATGCATCACAAAAACGGTCACAGAATACCGGTCTCTGTGCGCGTGAGCACATTGGCCGACAAAGACGGCAATATTATCGGCGGGATAGAATTGTTTACAGATATCAGCAATCATGAAACCAATAAATTGAGGATAAAGGAGCTTGAAAAGCTGGCCCTTCTGGACAATCTTACGCAACTGGCAAACAGGAGATATATTGAAAGCGAAATAAATAACAGACTGGAGGAGAAAAAACGATTTAACCTTTCCTTTGGTGTACTTTTTATTGATATTGATCATTTCAAAGCGTTCAATGATACATATGGCCATGATCTGGGTGACAAGGTCCTTCAATTTACAGCAAATAATTTTACGGCCAATTCCAGGCCCTTTGACATGTACGGGCGCTGGGGAGGCGAAGAGTTTATTGGTGTTATACGCAACATAAACGGGCAAGGCCTCGTCACTATTGGCAACAAAGTGCGTAACCTTGTGGAAAAGTCATACATCAATCATGACGGCAAAATTTTACAGGTCACAGTTTCTGTAGGCGCTACGCTCGTCGGCCAAGGCGATGACATTGAAAGCCTTATAAAAAGAGCAGATGAACTTTTGTACAAAAGCAAATCAGCCGGCCGGAATTGCGTGACAACCGATTGTGAATAA
- the glpX gene encoding class II fructose-bisphosphatase, whose product MEYPQRNLALDLVRTTEAAALSSARWLGRGEKESGDKAAVEAMRLSFGAIDINGTVIIGEGEKDNAPMLFNGENLGTGSGPRVDVAVDPVEGTNLLAYGRPNAISVVGVSPAGTMLDPGPSYYMEKLAVSAAARNAVDLNAPVDTNLAHIAKALGKDIADLVVFVLDKPRHADLIQAIREAGARIQLHSDGDVAGSLMAIDPNSEVDVMMGTGGTPEGVLSACAIRAIGGEMLCRLNPQKDKEKKALAEAGTDLSRIFSVKDLVKSDDVFFAGTGISGGSFLSGVRYTGNGATTHSLVMRGKTGTIRYIDSHHNWNKLMRFSAVKYD is encoded by the coding sequence ATGGAATACCCCCAGCGCAACCTGGCCCTTGACCTGGTGAGAACAACCGAAGCCGCAGCCCTGTCATCGGCCCGCTGGCTGGGCAGAGGCGAGAAGGAATCCGGGGACAAAGCCGCAGTGGAGGCCATGCGGCTGTCATTTGGGGCCATTGACATCAACGGCACGGTTATTATCGGCGAAGGGGAAAAAGACAACGCCCCCATGCTGTTTAACGGCGAAAACCTGGGCACCGGATCCGGGCCCCGGGTGGATGTGGCCGTTGATCCGGTGGAAGGCACCAATCTTCTGGCATACGGCCGGCCCAATGCCATTTCCGTTGTGGGGGTCTCACCTGCGGGCACCATGCTTGATCCCGGGCCCAGCTATTACATGGAAAAACTGGCGGTTTCAGCAGCGGCCAGAAACGCCGTGGACCTCAATGCACCGGTTGACACAAATCTGGCACACATCGCAAAAGCCCTGGGAAAAGACATTGCCGACCTTGTGGTGTTTGTCTTAGACAAGCCCCGGCACGCGGATCTGATCCAGGCCATCAGAGAAGCCGGCGCCCGCATTCAGCTTCACTCAGACGGTGATGTGGCCGGTTCCCTGATGGCCATTGACCCCAATTCTGAAGTGGATGTGATGATGGGCACAGGCGGCACGCCCGAAGGGGTTTTGTCGGCCTGCGCGATCCGCGCCATTGGCGGGGAGATGCTCTGCCGCCTCAATCCCCAGAAAGACAAGGAGAAAAAGGCCCTGGCCGAAGCCGGAACAGATCTGTCCCGAATATTTTCCGTCAAGGATCTGGTGAAAAGCGATGACGTGTTTTTTGCCGGCACCGGTATTTCAGGCGGAAGTTTTCTATCAGGGGTGAGATATACCGGAAACGGCGCCACAACGCATTCCCTTGTCATGCGGGGCAAAACCGGCACCATCCGCTACATCGACTCCCACCACAACTGGAACAAACTGATGCGCTTCAGTGCCGTGAAATACGATTGA
- a CDS encoding NUDIX domain-containing protein — translation MPEDISEHRKNNKTFDSNGPIDVICAIIEKNGQVLAARRGAAMTMLLKWELTGGKINPGETAEECVMREIKEELGIAIQIKTMLPPSSHSCPDLHVREFVPFDPADPAPLRSAIRRARHAQPQSAVFFAGNAYKR, via the coding sequence ATGCCCGAAGACATATCTGAGCACCGCAAAAACAACAAAACATTTGATAGCAATGGCCCCATTGACGTGATCTGCGCTATTATAGAAAAAAACGGGCAGGTTCTGGCCGCCCGGCGCGGCGCCGCAATGACAATGCTGCTTAAATGGGAGCTTACCGGCGGAAAAATCAATCCTGGAGAAACCGCAGAAGAATGCGTAATGCGGGAAATCAAGGAAGAACTGGGCATCGCAATTCAAATCAAAACCATGCTGCCGCCGTCAAGCCATTCTTGCCCGGATCTCCATGTCCGGGAATTTGTTCCTTTTGACCCGGCAGACCCGGCCCCATTGCGCAGCGCCATCCGCCGTGCACGGCATGCGCAGCCGCAATCGGCTGTTTTTTTTGCCGGCAATGCTTACAAGAGGTAG
- a CDS encoding 2-hydroxyacyl-CoA dehydratase subunit D — MITPFREAAARIYNPHAAEWFAGGGQIAGYTCSFMPPEIFHAAGILPYRLRGIETETMEIGDAYYGPYVCTFPKCLLQLAGQGKYGFLSGAVISTGCDAMRRLDECWRMAGKDYPDALPEFFHYFDVPHKTEPHALAWFKDEIRRLITAVSNHYGVLITDENLKSAISCYNRGRELLLEMESLRAAEDVVISGTDAFTVAVAGTVMPRQRFNEHLEALVHELRAAAPEPANGRKRILVTGSINDDTDLVGLIEDAGAVVVADNICFGIRSAADMVRTDGDPVDALAGGYLSNSVCPRMFGAYDQRFANLREKAARTGAEGVILQNIRFCDMHGSENSLIEKDFEAMGIPCLKLEREYGPLTETGRMKMRIEAFLEQLS, encoded by the coding sequence ATGATAACCCCCTTCCGGGAAGCCGCCGCCCGTATCTATAACCCGCATGCAGCGGAATGGTTCGCCGGCGGCGGGCAGATCGCCGGCTATACCTGCTCTTTCATGCCGCCGGAAATCTTTCACGCCGCCGGGATCCTGCCCTACCGGCTCCGGGGCATTGAAACCGAAACCATGGAGATCGGGGATGCCTATTACGGCCCGTATGTCTGTACATTTCCCAAATGCCTGCTGCAGCTTGCCGGCCAGGGAAAATACGGATTTTTAAGCGGCGCGGTAATCTCCACGGGATGCGACGCCATGCGCCGCCTGGACGAATGCTGGCGCATGGCCGGAAAAGATTACCCGGATGCGCTGCCTGAATTTTTCCATTACTTTGACGTGCCCCACAAAACCGAGCCCCACGCCCTGGCCTGGTTCAAGGACGAAATCCGCCGGCTGATCACGGCGGTAAGCAACCATTACGGTGTGCTCATCACAGACGAGAATCTCAAGTCGGCCATTTCTTGCTATAACCGCGGCCGGGAGCTGCTGCTGGAGATGGAATCCCTTCGCGCGGCAGAAGATGTGGTGATTTCCGGCACTGATGCGTTCACCGTGGCAGTGGCCGGCACTGTCATGCCCCGGCAGCGCTTCAACGAGCACCTGGAAGCATTAGTGCATGAGCTCAGGGCCGCTGCGCCGGAACCCGCAAACGGACGCAAGCGCATCCTGGTCACCGGCAGCATCAACGATGACACGGACCTGGTCGGGCTGATAGAGGACGCCGGCGCAGTTGTGGTGGCGGATAATATCTGCTTTGGCATCCGCAGCGCGGCCGACATGGTGCGCACGGACGGCGATCCCGTGGATGCGCTGGCCGGGGGGTATCTGTCCAATTCGGTCTGTCCGCGGATGTTCGGGGCCTATGATCAGCGTTTTGCCAACCTTCGCGAAAAAGCCGCGCGCACCGGCGCCGAAGGGGTGATTCTCCAGAACATCCGGTTCTGCGACATGCACGGGTCGGAAAACAGTCTGATCGAAAAGGACTTCGAGGCCATGGGCATTCCCTGCCTGAAGCTGGAGCGCGAATACGGGCCGCTGACCGAAACCGGCAGAATGAAAATGCGCATCGAGGCATTTCTGGAACAGCTATCATAG
- a CDS encoding GMC family oxidoreductase N-terminal domain-containing protein, producing METKRNHFDVIVVGSGPGGATVAKELAARNQSVLILERGDNWRVMGTNWQAIFTGGIPGRSLLVTNNMLSMVRGITTGGSSMLYYGTAFDPPVEMLKSHGIDISAEVDEVRAELPTQPLKDELVGPMARHIMNSARELGYDWHKLPKFIYQDKCRAGCWRCNYGCPYGAKWNARMFVDDACENGATLVNRARVSRVITENNKAAGVEYTRWGKSHTAYAPRVVLSAGGIGSPAILRKSGIAGAGYDFFYDPLIAVMGTASDIKGGKEIPMATGALMEEDGYVMTDMVVPRSLYMLFAAEVFRFHKLLSHGKTLQIMIKAKDSLGGRITDKEGVRKKLADNDRRKLLHGYDRAKHILKNAGAKNIFKSWYIAAHPGGTVKVGDIIDANLETEYENLYVCDCSVIPEAWGLPPTFTLISLGKRLARHISQ from the coding sequence GTGGAAACAAAACGCAATCATTTCGACGTGATCGTGGTTGGTTCCGGGCCCGGCGGCGCCACTGTGGCCAAAGAACTGGCAGCCAGAAACCAATCGGTTTTGATCCTGGAACGGGGGGATAACTGGCGGGTCATGGGCACCAACTGGCAGGCAATCTTCACGGGCGGCATTCCCGGCCGAAGCCTGCTGGTGACCAACAACATGCTGTCCATGGTGCGCGGAATCACCACCGGCGGCAGTTCCATGCTGTATTACGGCACGGCATTTGATCCGCCGGTAGAAATGCTTAAATCCCACGGCATAGACATCAGCGCCGAGGTTGACGAAGTCCGGGCGGAGCTGCCCACCCAGCCTCTGAAAGACGAGCTGGTGGGGCCCATGGCCAGGCACATCATGAACAGCGCCAGGGAACTGGGCTATGACTGGCACAAGCTGCCCAAGTTTATCTACCAGGACAAGTGCCGGGCCGGCTGCTGGCGCTGCAATTACGGCTGTCCTTACGGCGCCAAGTGGAACGCCCGGATGTTTGTGGATGACGCATGCGAAAACGGCGCCACCCTTGTCAACAGGGCAAGGGTATCCCGGGTTATCACGGAAAACAATAAAGCCGCGGGCGTGGAATACACCCGGTGGGGAAAATCCCATACTGCATATGCGCCCAGGGTGGTTTTGTCCGCCGGCGGCATCGGTTCTCCCGCCATTCTCAGAAAAAGCGGCATTGCCGGGGCGGGTTACGATTTCTTTTACGATCCCCTGATCGCGGTCATGGGCACGGCAAGCGACATCAAAGGCGGCAAAGAGATTCCCATGGCCACGGGGGCTCTGATGGAAGAAGACGGCTATGTCATGACCGACATGGTGGTGCCCCGCAGTCTTTACATGCTGTTTGCAGCCGAGGTGTTCCGGTTCCACAAGCTGCTGTCCCACGGCAAGACCCTTCAGATCATGATCAAGGCCAAAGACAGCCTCGGCGGCCGAATCACGGACAAAGAAGGCGTGCGCAAAAAACTGGCGGACAACGACAGGCGCAAACTGCTGCACGGTTATGACCGGGCGAAACATATCCTGAAAAACGCGGGCGCGAAAAATATTTTCAAAAGCTGGTATATCGCCGCGCATCCCGGCGGCACAGTCAAGGTGGGCGACATCATCGACGCCAACCTGGAAACCGAATACGAAAACCTGTATGTCTGCGACTGTTCCGTAATCCCCGAAGCCTGGGGCCTGCCGCCCACGTTTACCCTTATTTCCCTGGGAAAACGCCTTGCCAGGCATATCAGCCAATAA
- a CDS encoding CheR family methyltransferase, giving the protein MPARAMIDREALLDDQQFARLLAFLNYSWNGYRKVRKGVKKRVARHMQELKCRNMDEYLARLQAHPGHRAECRRQMTVSISRFFRDLRLWEILEARVLPELAAQHPETVKVWSAGCAGGEEVYSFRILWETFTEKYSTPPRLKLIATDLAPQYLERAKKGIYPNGALRDADAARRSDWFFNFKKDRYIIRPWLKNTIDWRVQDLLTDPPPAQDLDLVFLRNSLLTYYLPDLSAKPLQRVIESLKPNGFLVIGAKEQIPEPARSHLMSYDRYVFRKT; this is encoded by the coding sequence TTGCCGGCACGGGCGATGATTGACAGGGAGGCGCTTTTGGATGACCAGCAGTTTGCAAGGCTTCTGGCGTTTCTGAATTATTCATGGAACGGCTACCGAAAGGTCCGCAAAGGGGTCAAAAAACGTGTGGCCCGGCACATGCAGGAACTGAAATGCCGGAACATGGACGAGTATCTGGCGCGGCTGCAAGCCCACCCGGGCCACCGGGCCGAATGCAGGCGGCAGATGACTGTTTCCATTTCCCGGTTTTTCCGGGATCTGCGGCTGTGGGAAATTCTGGAAGCCCGCGTTCTGCCCGAGCTTGCAGCACAGCACCCGGAAACGGTAAAAGTCTGGTCCGCCGGATGCGCCGGGGGCGAGGAAGTCTACAGCTTCCGGATATTGTGGGAGACATTTACCGAAAAATACAGCACCCCGCCCCGGCTGAAATTAATCGCCACAGATCTTGCGCCCCAATATCTGGAGCGCGCGAAAAAAGGCATATACCCCAACGGCGCCCTGCGGGATGCAGATGCAGCAAGGCGAAGCGACTGGTTTTTCAATTTCAAAAAAGACCGCTATATTATCAGGCCCTGGCTGAAAAACACAATCGACTGGCGGGTGCAGGACCTGCTCACAGATCCGCCGCCGGCACAAGACCTGGACCTGGTGTTTCTGAGAAACAGCCTGCTGACCTATTATCTGCCGGATCTGTCCGCAAAACCCCTGCAGCGGGTTATAGAATCGCTAAAGCCCAACGGATTTCTGGTGATCGGGGCAAAAGAACAGATCCCGGAGCCCGCCCGGAGTCATCTGATGTCCTATGACCGCTATGTTTTCCGGAAAACATAA
- a CDS encoding alpha/beta fold hydrolase encodes MGFVEYAHPPDAPQPRPYSFKNLGSEWRLTVSVARLIASRKSLLSEAPGSATVYLIPGWKAPEATMAPLRRYLARLGYDARHWGFGTNKGDPERDCALFSDKVISHTPPGEKAALIGWSLGGVIARETARAVPEVVSVVITYGTPVIGGPAYTPAARAWGAAECRRLSAEIAKLDAENPIQVPIAAIFSRKDGMVSWPACIDRTSPKARHFEVRAPHLAMGFDPDVWRIAADQLNRFASS; translated from the coding sequence TTGGGTTTTGTTGAATATGCGCATCCGCCGGATGCCCCGCAGCCGCGTCCTTATTCGTTTAAAAACCTGGGGTCTGAATGGCGGCTGACTGTTTCTGTGGCAAGGCTGATTGCTTCAAGAAAATCCCTCCTCTCCGAGGCGCCGGGAAGTGCCACGGTTTATCTGATCCCCGGATGGAAAGCCCCGGAGGCGACCATGGCGCCATTGCGCAGATACCTTGCCAGGCTCGGATACGACGCGCGTCATTGGGGATTCGGCACGAATAAGGGCGATCCTGAGCGCGACTGTGCATTGTTTTCAGATAAGGTGATTTCACATACGCCGCCCGGAGAAAAGGCGGCGTTGATCGGATGGAGCCTCGGCGGCGTGATTGCAAGAGAAACCGCACGGGCAGTTCCAGAGGTTGTTTCCGTGGTCATTACATACGGCACGCCGGTTATTGGCGGGCCGGCCTACACCCCTGCGGCCAGGGCATGGGGGGCAGCGGAGTGCCGGCGGCTCAGTGCAGAGATTGCGAAACTGGACGCAGAAAATCCGATTCAGGTGCCGATCGCGGCGATATTTTCGCGTAAAGACGGCATGGTGTCATGGCCGGCCTGCATCGACCGGACAAGCCCGAAGGCGCGCCATTTCGAAGTCAGGGCGCCGCATCTCGCCATGGGTTTTGATCCGGATGTCTGGCGCATCGCGGCCGACCAGTTGAATCGGTTTGCTTCAAGCTGA